AACTTCTGGCTGCCGTCGCCGCCCTCGAACAGCCACCGCTGAGCGACGAGGAAGACGAAGCCCGGGCCCTGGCTGAAGCGATCGAGGCCGAGCGCCGCCAGTTTGAAGACTGACGCGGCGTCAGCAGGCTGGCTTGCCTGCGATACAGGTGACTCGGTCTTTTTGTTAAACCGAGGTGATGCCATCGCAGGCAAGCCAGCTCCCACCGAAGTCAGTTGCCTGGGAGCGCTCAAATGAGTTCCACCAAAGACCCCTGCATCAGTATCTGCAAGTTCACCGACGACATCTGCGTCGGATGTGGCCGCAGCAAGCGCGAAATCCGCGCCTGGAAGAAGCTCGACAAAACCGACAAGCGCACGGTGCTGGCCGAAGCCGAGCTGCGCCTGCTGGCCTTGGGCGCCACCGGTCGGCGGAAAAGCAAATGATTGCGCCCTGATCGACTAGTCTCTGATGCGCAATGCGCGCCATGCGCGTATGATTCGCGACCCTTTGGCGACCTATTCGCCCAAAGCCCAGCTTTCAACACTCTTCAGGCCACGCCTGAATCGACCCACCGGGAGGTGCTCAAGATGAACGACCAAGACCAGAACGACAGCCAGGAAATCGGCCCAGCAGGCGAAAAACTGCAAAAGGTGCTGGCGCGTATCGGCGTGGGCTCGCGCCGCGACGTCGAAGCCTGGATCACCCAGAAGCGCATCAAGGTCAACGGCGTTGAAGCCACCCTTGGCCAGCGCGTCGACCTGCACGATGCAATCACCATTGATGGCAAGGTCATCAAGCGTGAAGAGGCCGCCGAGTCGGTGCGCCGCGTGATCATGTACAACAAGCCCGATGGCGAGATCTGCACCCGTGACGACCCGGAAGGCCGTCCGACTGTGTTCGACAAGATGCCCAAGCCGAAAGAAGGTCGCTGGATCAACATCG
The genomic region above belongs to Pseudomonas poae and contains:
- a CDS encoding DUF1289 domain-containing protein; translation: MSSTKDPCISICKFTDDICVGCGRSKREIRAWKKLDKTDKRTVLAEAELRLLALGATGRRKSK